The following proteins are encoded in a genomic region of Acidobacteriota bacterium:
- a CDS encoding threonine synthase, translated as MSFVTGLTCRECGQRYAKQPTAGCPECFAPLEVAYDYQAIRQSLTRAAIERRPTNIWRYRELLPLDQDPEIGLSTGWTPLVRAKRLGEALGLKELYIKNDSVNSPTLSFKDRVTAVAINKAKEFGLSAVGCASTGNLANSVAANAAAAGLPAYVLIPWDLEQSKITATSVFGANVIAVRGTYDDVNRVCSQIADRYNWGLVNVNLRPFYGEGSKSVGYEIAEQLGWRAPDAVIVPMAGGSLITKIHKGLKELELLGLLDGEVKTRLYGAQAAGCNPIVTATKQGTNIIRPVKPKTIAKSLAIGNPADGYFAANVIQQSGGCGEDVTDQEIIDGIQLLAETEGIFTETAGGVTVAVTRKLVAQHKLNPNGVTVITITGNGLKTQEALPLTTPLVISPSLREFQEVLEQEFSTQPAYA; from the coding sequence ATGAGTTTTGTCACCGGACTCACCTGCCGCGAATGCGGTCAACGATATGCCAAACAGCCTACGGCGGGCTGTCCTGAATGTTTTGCCCCGCTTGAAGTTGCCTATGATTATCAGGCGATTCGCCAATCACTGACGCGGGCTGCCATCGAGCGTCGCCCGACCAACATCTGGCGCTACCGTGAATTGCTCCCGCTGGATCAAGATCCCGAAATTGGTCTCAGCACTGGCTGGACCCCGCTGGTTCGGGCCAAACGCCTGGGCGAAGCCCTTGGACTGAAAGAGTTGTACATCAAAAACGATAGTGTGAATTCCCCAACGCTTTCCTTCAAAGACCGGGTGACCGCCGTGGCCATCAACAAAGCCAAAGAGTTTGGGTTGTCAGCCGTTGGGTGCGCTTCGACCGGGAATCTGGCCAACTCAGTGGCGGCCAATGCGGCAGCAGCGGGTCTTCCAGCCTATGTTTTGATTCCCTGGGATCTGGAGCAGTCCAAAATTACGGCGACTTCGGTGTTTGGCGCCAATGTCATCGCCGTGCGTGGCACGTATGACGATGTGAATCGTGTCTGCAGCCAGATTGCGGATCGTTATAATTGGGGACTCGTCAACGTCAATTTGCGTCCATTTTATGGCGAAGGCTCAAAGTCGGTCGGGTATGAAATTGCCGAACAACTCGGCTGGCGTGCGCCAGATGCGGTGATTGTCCCAATGGCGGGTGGGTCGCTCATTACCAAGATTCATAAAGGGTTGAAGGAACTGGAACTGCTTGGGCTGCTTGATGGGGAAGTCAAAACCCGTTTGTATGGTGCCCAGGCTGCCGGGTGCAACCCAATTGTCACCGCCACCAAACAGGGCACAAATATTATCCGTCCAGTCAAACCGAAAACCATCGCCAAATCACTGGCGATTGGAAATCCGGCAGATGGTTATTTTGCCGCGAATGTGATCCAGCAAAGCGGTGGCTGCGGGGAAGATGTCACTGATCAGGAAATTATTGACGGCATTCAGTTGCTGGCTGAAACCGAAGGGATTTTTACCGAAACAGCAGGTGGCGTGACGGTTGCCGTCACTCGAAAACTGGTAGCGCAACACAAGCTGAATCCAAATGGAGTCACCGTCATCACCATCACCGGAAATGGTCTCAAAACCCAGGAAGCGCTTCCGTTGACCACGCCACTGGTGATCTCTCCATCACTGCGCGAGTTTCAAGAGGTGCTCGAACAGGAATTTTCAACTCAGCCGGCTTATGCATGA